CAAACCGGAGAATCGCGGTTCCGCGATGAGCATGACGGCTGTCGGGGTTGCTCTCGGCAGCGCTTTGGCCCCGCTGGTATCCGCTTTTGTCATGAGCATCGCAAGCTGGCGCTGGCTGTTCCTCCCCTCTCTGCTGATCCTGTTGCTGCTTCCTCTGTACCGCAGGTATCTGGAGTTTGAGCCGAAGCAAGAACAACAGGCCCTTGACTGGATCGGCGGAGGTCTCCTGGCTGTCTCGGTCGCTTTGCTCCTCATCGGCGTCACCTATCAGACCTGGTGGCTGCTGCTCGTAAGTCTTGCGGCATTCTTGCTATTCCTCGCCAGGATCCGTACAGCGAAAGCACCGTTCATTGATCCGAAGCTGTTCGAAAACCGTTCCTATGTGGTCGGTCTGCTGCTGACATTGCTTATCGCCGGCATAGGGATCTCGCTGTATTTTGTGCCGCCGATCCTATTGGCGCGGGTGTATGAGATGGACTCCAGTTTGATCGGCTTTGCCATGGTTCCGGCAGCGATCGCTTCCTCCATACTGGGCAGACAAGGCGGCAAACTGGCGGATCGCAAAGGCAATGCCTTCGTGCTTACCCTCGCTTCCTGTTCGCTGATGACCTGTTTCATCCTGATGTCCACCTTCACTGAGATCTCACCGGCACTGATCGCCCTGTTCTTGATCTTCGGCAATGTCGGTCAATCCTTCATGCAGATTGCGATGTCCAATTCCGTATCGCGAACGCTGCCGGCGGATCGGACCGGCGCAGGGATGGGACTCTTCTCGATGACCAGTTTTGTCGCTCAGGGAATCGGCACCGCAGTATACGGTTTGGCCGTGGAGCTGGACGGAGCGGTAAGCTGGAATCCGCTGCATATCGGTTCGACCAGCGCTGTGCTCAGCAATCTCTATCTCGTCCTTGTTGTCCTGCACATAGCAATCCTGGTCACCTACCGTTTGCAATTCAGTTCCAGCAAACCAAACATTGCTCTGAAGCCATCTGCAGAATAAAAATTAGAGAGGAACATGTCCCATGACTTTATCCGTTAAGCAGAAACTAATGGATACCGTGTTGTCTTGGCCGGGCGTCACTTCAGCACCCCACCGCTTCGGCGGCACTGCCTTTCTGGCGGGCGGCCGGGAGATCGGCCATCTGCATGGGGAACATCACCTGGATCTTCCGTTCCCCAAGCCGGTCCGCGATGAGCTGGTGGCCTCCGGATGTGCAAGGCCGCATCATATCCTGCCGAAATCGGGCTGGGTAACCGTTTATGTGCATACCGAGCAGGAATTGGCCAATGCGATCGCCCTGCTGCGTATGAAGTATGAGCAACTCACCTTGAAAGCTTCGAAAACATCGAAAACGAAGCCGTGACTTTATTGCGAACAAAGAGGGCAGCTGCGCTTTCAAGCGTCAGCCGCCCTCTTGGCGTTGCTCTTGCCGATTTAAATGATGATGGCTCTGTGATTACTCAAACGTTGGAGGGATGATCCCGCCTTCACGCACCCGTTCAAACTTGCCGTCCACATAAGCGAGTTCTTCATTGCCGCTTACACGGAACGGGATCTTCCGGCCGTCATACTCCAGCTCTCCTTCGATCGTGCGCGCACTCATGCCGATGACCGCCTGCAGTGCACCGCTGCGGTCCGTGACTGCGCGAACCCCGTGCGGGAAGCGAAGAAGCAGTTCTTCATCCCGGTAGACCGCACCCTCCTGCACTGTGTTTACGATCT
The nucleotide sequence above comes from Insulibacter thermoxylanivorax. Encoded proteins:
- a CDS encoding MFS transporter, producing the protein MLLTVTISSMSSLMFHVVLPQISEEFNLSLTQVSWLASAYTLIYAFGTVTYGKLADRFQLKTLLTFGLSLFAAGSLIGLVSQTFAVVLLGRCLQSAGAAAVPAISLIIPVRYFKPENRGSAMSMTAVGVALGSALAPLVSAFVMSIASWRWLFLPSLLILLLLPLYRRYLEFEPKQEQQALDWIGGGLLAVSVALLLIGVTYQTWWLLLVSLAAFLLFLARIRTAKAPFIDPKLFENRSYVVGLLLTLLIAGIGISLYFVPPILLARVYEMDSSLIGFAMVPAAIASSILGRQGGKLADRKGNAFVLTLASCSLMTCFILMSTFTEISPALIALFLIFGNVGQSFMQIAMSNSVSRTLPADRTGAGMGLFSMTSFVAQGIGTAVYGLAVELDGAVSWNPLHIGSTSAVLSNLYLVLVVLHIAILVTYRLQFSSSKPNIALKPSAE
- a CDS encoding luciferase domain-containing protein codes for the protein MTLSVKQKLMDTVLSWPGVTSAPHRFGGTAFLAGGREIGHLHGEHHLDLPFPKPVRDELVASGCARPHHILPKSGWVTVYVHTEQELANAIALLRMKYEQLTLKASKTSKTKP